In Natrinema amylolyticum, the DNA window TCCGTTTGAGTGGTTTTACTCGAAGTCGCATGGCCACTGTATTGTGCGTCGTGTGATCGAGACCGTTCGTCGACGCGTTCGACTGTAGGAACGACGAACTCAGGACAGGAGCCGACCGGTCGACGCGCGTGAGTCGAACGGTCGACGGGGAGGTAGTTCACCGGACAGAGCCGGGGATCGATTCGTCTTCGGTGACGATGTTGGGATTCGGGAGTGCCGACTCAGGGAGCGGTTAGCCCTCGAGCGGGATCTCCTTGCCCTGGGCGGTCGAGTCGGCCGTCGGCAGCCGGACTTCGAGAACGCCGTTGGTGTACTCGGCGGCGATCTCCTCGTCGTCGATCATCTTGGGGAACCGGAACCGACGGTGGTAGGTCTTCTTGCGGCCGCGGCTCTCGTCGGAGTGCTCGGCGGCGACGTTCAGGATCCCGTCGTCCCACGCTAGATCGATCTCGTCGGTCTCGAAGCCCGGCATGTCGATCGTGAGGACGAACTCGTCGTCCTCCTCGTACAGTTCGTAATCGCTGCCTCCGGTGTCACCGAACAGCTGGGACGG includes these proteins:
- a CDS encoding Hsp20/alpha crystallin family protein, with protein sequence MVRASPPSTWMQGLDLPSQLFGDTGGSDYELYEEDDEFVLTIDMPGFETDEIDLAWDDGILNVAAEHSDESRGRKKTYHRRFRFPKMIDDEEIAAEYTNGVLEVRLPTADSTAQGKEIPLEG